From Coturnix japonica isolate 7356 chromosome 1, Coturnix japonica 2.1, whole genome shotgun sequence, the proteins below share one genomic window:
- the CCDC83 gene encoding coiled-coil domain-containing protein 83 isoform X3 codes for MEEKNVQPEEQSAEAVFQETLLEYLIDKKETAIDKALSDLKKVEKQNKEYNERNDKLKEEQQAQIKRLIRRIEEKEKERDAKEVVTRDDVEASLKENWQYVKDKEQILKDVRLQTEETDQRLSVKQSERDYWLEYKNVGSKTDANMIKSLKKDIKEVKDEFQRVAGYYRNALKEMKEENDNLVEMHVKKNKEQAPENAVRYLDKSSCKEVEENVWLKEEVKLYRKKVSDLKASVRLLEEENISLVRKLMDKRIQNLRVPRHLFLGQAAGLQDGSLQDEIKAEEHREHSAKTDGKETLRRAIVPCQKTKAFPKVQHKTEIVKSWDGDEELQETSLTPILNSLFEIERDFQEYLKLGPLVSDPVYVVGRSMPIHTEEETSSKSRLEGDYSGERNRHITLQMIKALSEDKVG; via the exons aattgataaaaaagaaacagcgATTGATAAGGCTTTGTCTGATTtgaaaaaagtggaaaaacagaacaaagaataCAATGAAAGA AATGACAAACTGAAGGAGGAACAGCAGGCACAAATCAAGCGTTTAATAAGAAGaatagaagaaaaggagaaagaaagagatgcaaAGGAGGTTGTAACTAGGGATGATGTGGAAgcatcactgaaagaaaactggcAATATGTTAAGGACAAAGAACAAATTCTGAAAG ATGTGCGACTccaaacagaagaaactgaCCAACGACTTTCAGTAAAGCAGAGTGAGAGGGATTATTGGTTGGAGTACAAAAATGTAGGAAGTAAAACGGATGCCAACATGATTAAGAGTCTGAAAAAAGACATCAAGGAAGTCAAAGATGAGTTTCAGAGGGTTGCAG gatattacagaaatgctttgaaagaaatgaaagaagagaatgatAACCTGGTTGAGATGCAcgtgaagaaaaataaggaacaGGCCCCGGAG AACGCTGTAAGATACTTAGacaaaagcagctgcaaagaAGTTGAAGAGAACGTGTGGCTAAAGGAAGAG GTTAAACTGTACCGAAAGAAAGTGAGTGATCTGAAAGCCTCTGTTAGGCtcctggaagaagaaaatatcagtttAGTGAGAAAACTGATGGATAAGAGAATTCAGAACCTCAGAGTACCCAG gCATTTGTTTCTTGGTCAGGCAGCTGGCCTGCAAGATGGATCTCTCCAGGATGAAATTAAAGCGGAAGAGCATAGGGAGCACTCAG CCAAGACTGATGGAAAGGAAACCCTCAGGAGAGCCATAGTCCCctgtcagaaaacaaaggcCTTTCCAAAGGTTCAGCACAAAACAGAGATTGTGAAATCATGGGACGGTGATGAAGAGCTGCAAGAAACATCATTGACTCCCATTCTTAACAGCTTGTTTGAAATTGAAAGAGATTTCCAG gAATACCTAAAACTGGGTCCTCTGGTGTCAGACCCAGTGTATGTGGTTGGAAGATCCATGCCTATTcatacagaagaagaaacatcAAGCAAGAGCCGCCTAGAGGGAGACTATTCTGGTGAACGCAACAGACACATCACACTGCAGATGATCAAGGCCTTATCTGAAGACAAGGTTGGTTAA
- the CCDC83 gene encoding coiled-coil domain-containing protein 83 isoform X1: MEEKNVQPEEQSAEAVFQETLLEYLIDKKETAIDKALSDLKKVEKQNKEYNERNDKLKEEQQAQIKRLIRRIEEKEKERDAKEVVTRDDVEASLKENWQYVKDKEQILKDVRLQTEETDQRLSVKQSERDYWLEYKNVGSKTDANMIKSLKKDIKEVKDEFQRVAGYYRNALKEMKEENDNLVEMHVKKNKEQAPENAVRYLDKSSCKEVEENVWLKEEVKLYRKKVSDLKASVRLLEEENISLVRKLMDKRIQNLRVPRHLFLGQAAGLQDGSLQDEIKAEEHREHSAKTDGKETLRRAIVPCQKTKAFPKVQHKTEIVKSWDGDEELQETSLTPILNSLFEIERDFQEYLKLGPLVSDPVYVVGRSMPIHTEEETSSKSRLEGDYSGERNRHITLQMIKALSEDKQVSPRAESAWN, translated from the exons aattgataaaaaagaaacagcgATTGATAAGGCTTTGTCTGATTtgaaaaaagtggaaaaacagaacaaagaataCAATGAAAGA AATGACAAACTGAAGGAGGAACAGCAGGCACAAATCAAGCGTTTAATAAGAAGaatagaagaaaaggagaaagaaagagatgcaaAGGAGGTTGTAACTAGGGATGATGTGGAAgcatcactgaaagaaaactggcAATATGTTAAGGACAAAGAACAAATTCTGAAAG ATGTGCGACTccaaacagaagaaactgaCCAACGACTTTCAGTAAAGCAGAGTGAGAGGGATTATTGGTTGGAGTACAAAAATGTAGGAAGTAAAACGGATGCCAACATGATTAAGAGTCTGAAAAAAGACATCAAGGAAGTCAAAGATGAGTTTCAGAGGGTTGCAG gatattacagaaatgctttgaaagaaatgaaagaagagaatgatAACCTGGTTGAGATGCAcgtgaagaaaaataaggaacaGGCCCCGGAG AACGCTGTAAGATACTTAGacaaaagcagctgcaaagaAGTTGAAGAGAACGTGTGGCTAAAGGAAGAG GTTAAACTGTACCGAAAGAAAGTGAGTGATCTGAAAGCCTCTGTTAGGCtcctggaagaagaaaatatcagtttAGTGAGAAAACTGATGGATAAGAGAATTCAGAACCTCAGAGTACCCAG gCATTTGTTTCTTGGTCAGGCAGCTGGCCTGCAAGATGGATCTCTCCAGGATGAAATTAAAGCGGAAGAGCATAGGGAGCACTCAG CCAAGACTGATGGAAAGGAAACCCTCAGGAGAGCCATAGTCCCctgtcagaaaacaaaggcCTTTCCAAAGGTTCAGCACAAAACAGAGATTGTGAAATCATGGGACGGTGATGAAGAGCTGCAAGAAACATCATTGACTCCCATTCTTAACAGCTTGTTTGAAATTGAAAGAGATTTCCAG gAATACCTAAAACTGGGTCCTCTGGTGTCAGACCCAGTGTATGTGGTTGGAAGATCCATGCCTATTcatacagaagaagaaacatcAAGCAAGAGCCGCCTAGAGGGAGACTATTCTGGTGAACGCAACAGACACATCACACTGCAGATGATCAAGGCCTTATCTGAAGACAAG CAGGTGTCTCCTCGAGCCGAAAGTGCCTGGAACTGA
- the CCDC83 gene encoding coiled-coil domain-containing protein 83 isoform X2 produces the protein MEEKNVQPEEQSAEAVFQETLLEYLIDKKETAIDKALSDLKKVEKQNKEYNERNDKLKEEQQAQIKRLIRRIEEKEKERDAKEVVTRDDVEASLKENWQYVKDKEQILKDVRLQTEETDQRLSVKQSERDYWLEYKNVGSKTDANMIKSLKKDIKEVKDEFQRVAGYYRNALKEMKEENDNLVEMHVKKNKEQAPENAVRYLDKSSCKEVEENVWLKEEVKLYRKKVSDLKASVRLLEEENISLVRKLMDKRIQNLRVPRHLFLGQAAGLQDGSLQDEIKAEEHREHSAKTDGKETLRRAIVPCQKTKAFPKVQHKTEIVKSWDGDEELQETSLTPILNSLFEIERDFQEYLKLGPLVSDPVYVVGRSMPIHTEEETSSKSRLEGDYSGERNRHITLQMIKALSEDKVSPRAESAWN, from the exons aattgataaaaaagaaacagcgATTGATAAGGCTTTGTCTGATTtgaaaaaagtggaaaaacagaacaaagaataCAATGAAAGA AATGACAAACTGAAGGAGGAACAGCAGGCACAAATCAAGCGTTTAATAAGAAGaatagaagaaaaggagaaagaaagagatgcaaAGGAGGTTGTAACTAGGGATGATGTGGAAgcatcactgaaagaaaactggcAATATGTTAAGGACAAAGAACAAATTCTGAAAG ATGTGCGACTccaaacagaagaaactgaCCAACGACTTTCAGTAAAGCAGAGTGAGAGGGATTATTGGTTGGAGTACAAAAATGTAGGAAGTAAAACGGATGCCAACATGATTAAGAGTCTGAAAAAAGACATCAAGGAAGTCAAAGATGAGTTTCAGAGGGTTGCAG gatattacagaaatgctttgaaagaaatgaaagaagagaatgatAACCTGGTTGAGATGCAcgtgaagaaaaataaggaacaGGCCCCGGAG AACGCTGTAAGATACTTAGacaaaagcagctgcaaagaAGTTGAAGAGAACGTGTGGCTAAAGGAAGAG GTTAAACTGTACCGAAAGAAAGTGAGTGATCTGAAAGCCTCTGTTAGGCtcctggaagaagaaaatatcagtttAGTGAGAAAACTGATGGATAAGAGAATTCAGAACCTCAGAGTACCCAG gCATTTGTTTCTTGGTCAGGCAGCTGGCCTGCAAGATGGATCTCTCCAGGATGAAATTAAAGCGGAAGAGCATAGGGAGCACTCAG CCAAGACTGATGGAAAGGAAACCCTCAGGAGAGCCATAGTCCCctgtcagaaaacaaaggcCTTTCCAAAGGTTCAGCACAAAACAGAGATTGTGAAATCATGGGACGGTGATGAAGAGCTGCAAGAAACATCATTGACTCCCATTCTTAACAGCTTGTTTGAAATTGAAAGAGATTTCCAG gAATACCTAAAACTGGGTCCTCTGGTGTCAGACCCAGTGTATGTGGTTGGAAGATCCATGCCTATTcatacagaagaagaaacatcAAGCAAGAGCCGCCTAGAGGGAGACTATTCTGGTGAACGCAACAGACACATCACACTGCAGATGATCAAGGCCTTATCTGAAGACAAG GTGTCTCCTCGAGCCGAAAGTGCCTGGAACTGA